One window of Streptomyces sp. SUK 48 genomic DNA carries:
- a CDS encoding N-6 DNA methylase, whose product MEQHDEPVTLSLAGMARLAGVGRAAVSNWRRRHSDFPKPVGGTDASPMFSLADAESWLLRHGKIDESSSGWDRLWPRIEDLGDRGGMAHLLASAGERLAIPAMNPPRGAPEPSAADRKLADEVVRLALRQSSKEAFAVLLDRWHAVHVRQLIVTPRQLADTMVALAAELRDDSAPVRRVLDPACGMGSLLAASGRRWSGQVPPPALAGVDNDAAVARLTRARLALEFPGCERHVQSGDTLLDAPLRHASRADVVLSYPPSNERSWGHDELATDPRWTYGTPPRTEPELAWVQHCLSVLEPGGVAVLVLPPGVASRRAGRRIRAGLVRTGAVRAVVALPPGSAPPHGVGLHLWLLAMPREHSADEVTFVDAADCRTTAITGRGMAVDWDGLRERTVAALRGSDLRGVTRVPTAELLGDGTDLTPSRRTVTERSVGPVELRRAWTGWDRALMDMDDAAKAVREHEASAAAPDDFGYIFVGDLERSGALEVMPGKVLADDLIQQGEQAEDALPVITPWAVRGEEPWVAAAQAAELEAEGQGVLTSFGDVVVVTAVGGFDVWVETAGPRLLGAHTVRLRTDPALLDPFFLAACLNAPGNDQRAGTRASSSSRVDVRRLRVLRAPATQQRRIGEVHRRLVRFREAVADLGRHGDALSAMLSGLLAQGRLTEE is encoded by the coding sequence ATGGAGCAGCACGATGAACCGGTCACGCTCAGCCTTGCAGGGATGGCGCGGCTTGCCGGAGTCGGTCGTGCCGCCGTGAGTAACTGGAGGCGGCGGCACAGCGACTTCCCCAAGCCGGTCGGCGGCACTGACGCCAGCCCCATGTTCTCCCTGGCGGATGCGGAATCCTGGCTTCTACGACACGGCAAGATCGACGAGTCCTCCAGTGGCTGGGACCGTCTCTGGCCGCGGATCGAGGACCTCGGTGACCGGGGCGGGATGGCTCATCTACTGGCCTCGGCGGGGGAGCGCCTGGCGATCCCGGCGATGAACCCGCCGCGCGGAGCCCCGGAACCCAGCGCTGCCGACCGGAAGCTGGCGGACGAGGTCGTGCGGCTGGCCCTTCGTCAGTCGTCGAAGGAAGCCTTCGCCGTGCTGCTGGATCGATGGCACGCCGTCCACGTACGTCAGTTGATCGTCACTCCCCGCCAACTGGCCGACACCATGGTGGCTCTGGCGGCCGAACTCCGCGACGACAGTGCGCCGGTGCGTCGGGTGCTGGACCCTGCGTGCGGAATGGGTTCGCTCCTGGCTGCGTCCGGTCGGCGATGGTCGGGGCAGGTACCTCCGCCTGCGCTGGCAGGTGTCGACAACGATGCTGCTGTGGCTCGCCTGACCCGAGCCAGACTGGCTCTGGAGTTCCCGGGCTGCGAGCGACACGTGCAGTCTGGGGACACACTGCTTGATGCCCCCCTGCGGCACGCTTCTCGCGCAGACGTGGTTCTGAGCTATCCACCGTCCAACGAGCGTTCCTGGGGGCACGACGAACTGGCGACCGATCCTCGCTGGACGTATGGCACGCCACCACGGACCGAGCCTGAGCTGGCGTGGGTGCAGCACTGTCTGTCCGTGCTGGAACCTGGGGGAGTAGCAGTGCTGGTCCTACCACCGGGTGTCGCTTCGCGCCGGGCCGGACGGCGAATTCGGGCGGGGTTGGTACGCACCGGAGCCGTGCGAGCCGTAGTCGCGCTGCCGCCCGGGAGCGCGCCGCCGCATGGGGTGGGATTGCATCTGTGGCTGCTGGCGATGCCCCGTGAACACTCCGCGGATGAGGTGACCTTCGTCGACGCTGCGGACTGCCGGACGACAGCGATCACCGGTCGCGGCATGGCCGTCGACTGGGACGGTCTCCGTGAGCGCACCGTGGCGGCCCTGCGTGGCAGTGACCTACGTGGCGTCACACGGGTGCCGACCGCGGAACTGCTTGGCGACGGGACCGACCTGACGCCCTCTCGCCGTACCGTGACCGAGCGGTCCGTGGGGCCGGTGGAACTGCGCCGCGCCTGGACTGGCTGGGACAGGGCCCTGATGGATATGGACGATGCGGCCAAGGCAGTACGCGAACACGAGGCGAGTGCCGCAGCGCCGGACGACTTCGGCTACATCTTCGTGGGTGATCTGGAGCGTTCCGGTGCTCTCGAGGTGATGCCCGGCAAGGTTCTCGCTGACGATCTGATCCAGCAGGGAGAGCAGGCCGAGGATGCTCTGCCCGTCATCACCCCATGGGCCGTACGGGGTGAGGAGCCATGGGTTGCCGCGGCGCAGGCCGCCGAGTTGGAGGCTGAGGGACAGGGGGTTCTGACGTCCTTCGGCGATGTCGTGGTCGTGACCGCGGTCGGCGGATTCGACGTCTGGGTCGAGACGGCCGGACCGCGACTGCTCGGTGCCCACACCGTCCGGCTGCGTACCGACCCTGCGCTGCTCGACCCGTTCTTCCTTGCCGCGTGTCTGAACGCGCCAGGCAACGACCAGCGGGCAGGGACGCGTGCCTCCTCTTCCTCTCGCGTCGACGTGCGCCGACTCCGCGTCCTGCGCGCGCCGGCGACGCAGCAGCGGCGGATCGGGGAGGTCCACCGCCGACTCGTCCGGTTCCGGGAGGCGGTGGCCGACCTGGGCAGGCACGGTGATGCGCTCTCAGCGATGTTGTCGGGGCTGCTGGCCCAGGGCAGGCTGACGGAGGAGTGA